The segment aaaataaatgtcttacGTTTTCTTTCCTCTTTGATGCAGATTTTTTTCTAGGTCCCTGACATAAaaccagaaaaataaaaataacatgaaCACCTAGTGGAATCCGCTTAATTTGAAGTGGAAGATAACAGTTGTGACTTCAAAGTTAGAAGAATGCTAATAATACTTCAACAAAGGAAATAATATTACAATGTTACTTCCCTTGTTGAGGAAGTCTTCAAATGAGAAGGTATTTTTCTTCATAgtatttggggaggggggggggagagagagagagagagagtctgaaAGTCCAATGTTCACATATAAAATTGTACAAGCCCAAAAAGCAGAGTGACTTGGAGAAAGGGGAATAGGAAAAGTGTCAGTCTGCCAGTCCTTGTCCCTCACAAGAAAACTCCATCTCACTCATGACTACACAAAATGTAACATGCCAAATGCCATtggatggtaaaaaaaaaatccactgaTAGCAACATACTAAAGTATTGATGAATGCTGCAGGTGACCACTGACTTATGGATGAGTGAAAATAGCATACAGCGCACTGAAAAAACTGTTCATGTTTTATTCAGATATCAAGAACCAGGCATAACTGACATTGTAAATACcaccttttttttcaatagggacaaagaaagaaaaaaaaaaaaaaagtaaattgaaattAGGGAGATTTTAATTAAtgcaaatacttttattttggaTTCCACTATAAattgcaaaggaaaaaaaaaaattaaaaaaaaaggcaattcaTAAATGGGAAAGAACTCTTAATAAAAAGTGGATGCATAAATGAATGTAGAAtacaaattgtttaaaaaaataaacaacatataaaTAGTAGATATTCTTAAACTCAACAGTAttttttatgcatatttttgtgAGGTAAATTTCTATGTAAGGGTCCTAAAATGTTTGCCTTTTTTCAGAGTAGTAAAATTTGGCACATAGGCACAAAATTTTAACCCATAAATAGCTAGAAAATATAACTAGAATACaacaaatgttataaaatcaGGTGAAGTGATAAGTAATTAGGAATGTCTAAATGTGTGTTCAATATGAACACTATAATAAGACTTAATGCTttgatttattttgtgtgtCAAAGCATTGCAAATACATTAGATTGGGCACTCAAATATTTTCCCAGTTCTAACCAAGATTACTTCTAGAGCTCTCTTTTTTATCTCACTTTCTAGATATGATACCAGCAATTAgaagtatttctaaatttaaaaatctgttcTTTGTTgctgttgcttttttttacaaGAGATTTTAGTGTATttagtctatataaataaaagtattataagaaaaaaaaattccatttatTCTACTTgtctatgtatatattataagctaacaaaaaattttttttattattttgggGGAAGGATTGGGAGGAGGGTTactacttttgttttgttcagtCCTTGTGATTGTTAAGTTTTTCAATTACTTCAATATTTGAAAACCCCAATCTTGCATCATGATAAGTTTCCTTTATTTCTAGCAAATCTATAAAACATGACATTATAATTAAGTATATACAAAACACTTTATAcaattgtttgaaaaaaaaaaaataaataaaatgcttaCATCATCAGATGCATTGTCCTGATTTTTGCTTGCACAGGCACCCATTTCTTCAGACTCCTTTTTGTCTGTGTTTTCAAGATCCTGTGTAGAATCTGGGCAAATACTTTCTTCTAATGTCTGTGAATCGTTTATCGCTCCTTCAGCCTTTTcccctgtctctttctctgtggaATCTGGAGTATCTCTTTGGGAGGATTGCGAAAACTGCAGATCAGTTTGATCTTCTCTAGAATCTTTGCTATCAGATTTCTCTGCTTCTAACTCAAAGAGCTTAGAGCCTTGACTGGAGTCTGGTGAAACTTTTTCTTCTGAAGGCAGTGAAAACTGTTGAGATGTTTGGCTTACTTCGGCTTTTATTTGATTGTTCTCCGAGCAATCAGAATTTGGTGTGAAATCCAGAGGCTGTCTACTTTCTGGGTGCTGTGAATTGGGTAAGTTACTTTGATCTTCTCTAGAATCTTCACTTTCAGTCTTTGTGTTGTCTTTAGTTACCCCTTCAGTAAGCGCTGTAGAATCTGGGAAATCTTTTTCTTCTAAAGACTGAATAGACGGTTGATCAGGCTGGCTTTCTATAAAGTTATCATTATCTATTTTGGTCTCtgtagttttatttatattctgaTCTTGCAATGTATGGTCTTGTTTATTGCTGCTTTCAGAATTCTCAATAATGTCTTTATTTAGATCTTCTGATGATTGTGTAGTCGTGCTTTCAAAGTTGTTACCCACATTTTCAACACTCATATCTAACATCTCAACATCTTCAACCTCTTTTGGAACATCAGGTTGGTTCAGCTTAGAAAGTAAGTTTGTATCCTGTATATCTTCAGATGAAGTCACATCATCAGTGGTTTGACTAATAATTTTATGTTGTTGGTTTTCAagactatcttttttatttacagaTTGTTCACATCTCTGATTAGTCTTAGACAATAAAGGTTCATTGGACTCTCCACTCAAAAGTTCCTTTTTTTCAACATCTTCCATATCAACATCTTCACAGTTCTGAGAGAAAGGTTGAAAAGTATCAATTTCTAGACCTTCTGCAATATTTTTTACTGCAGAATTACTATTGTCAATGTCATCAACATCCTGAATGTTgctattatcattatcattaagAGATTGAATGAGGTCTTCCTTACTATGCTCACAGCTGAAAGTATTTTTGCTTTCACCAAGAGCTACATTCAAATTATCAGACTCAGGGGTGTCAGGAATTGTTTCTCCACAACTGTTTTCTCCTAAATTTAAACTGCCTTTTTCTTCCTGGCTACTATATTTACTAGGATGATTGCAATTCAAATTTCCATTAGACTTGTCATTATTTCCTTCAGACTCATTGGGGTCAGCAGACACTTTACTAGATAGGCATGTAGCCACAGTCGATAATTTTTGTTCGTTGAGGGCCTCAGAACTCATAATATTTCCAAAAATGACTTGGCCAACTAAAAACTCCTGAATAACTGAAAAGCaaggagattttaaaatattatagatctattatttatagaatgcaaagaaaaaatatgtaggATAATTTGATTTATCATTGATAATAGGGTTCCCTTTAACTTAACTCTGTTTTGAGGtgaaaaactatttcaaatgtATGAGTAGCTCAATAGAAAACATGCACTTCACGCAATAAAATATGTCTACTTTTGTTACTTGTAATAATCAGTAAGGTTGCAAATATAAGACTAGACTTAACAAAGTACAGTgcatttgtacaaaaaaaaaaaaagtgatgataataacaagaagAACTTTACATTTATATTCATATTGCCTTAGACCCATACTAACCCATCTTAACACTAAAAgtgaaaataaatatacaaaatcttaaattatttgtaaaacaattagcaaaaataaaatatccccctccccctcatcccccaaagaatttttttgtaaaaaaaaaagaacaacccTAGAAagttcaaaagattttaaatattaaaaacaccCTAATAACACAGGTTTTGCTATTTTACCATAAAAAAGTAATACAAGGGTAATACAAGAtaccaaatacaaaaacaaacagacatttatatataatatttttgttttgttcctttAGTGATTCAATTATTCACTGACAAATAGCTTGTGTTCATCccattttgaaatgtttgtgaaataatttcagttttaattaaagaacaaaagtaTGAGactataaagttatataaaatgAATTGAAAGTGTCACCACATGTTTTCTCATCTAATTATAACCTTATAATAAGAAGCAGTTAAGGATTCATAATATATATTCATGCAGGTGTAAAAATTTTTTAGCATACTGAGCATAGTAGGAGAATGCCTAGATGCACTATTGAAcgagcaaaatataaaaaaatccatttttttttttaaagtggaagAACTCTGCCCTTTAAAccatatctaccaataatgtgcAAGTCATTTCgattatttgatatcaaacaaaataattgactaattgagtactTTTGTCTactaattcatgttttgttcggtacaataaataattgtttaatgtaTCAATGTGATTATgcatgagggagaaatagcattaacatttatttaaggggactaaatccaacaaatttagccatatctgtaaatactgaagcattagtttcccttgttggtatcaaacaaaataattaattaccagtaattggttacatttttttatgattcACGTCTTctctatgtcaataaataattgtgcgaagtttgaACTTAGAtatgagaatgggtgtgggagaaataatgtgtacacactttttaccagacagagagacagacagacagagtgagttgatataagctttgtaaaaaaaaaaacaccactatAAGGTGAATGATGTAAGGGTTAGGGACGGGGGAGGCTATTATTAATAGCCAGGTACAGGTACACATAGTCTGATCAAGAGATGTGTGACCTAGTGGCTTAAATCCTTGGGACAACTAACCAAGGAAGGAGAGGTTCAGGCTCAAtacaaaacatttgtttgtcCATATAAACAAACCCAGCACTGAAACCATAAGTCCAATGAGCCTGGACCAAATGCATTGTGACGGGCAACACTAGGATCATGCATTAACATGCTTGGTAAAATAATTAATGTACAAATAGAATAGTTAGGAACAGACTGGTATGGCCAGCTGCACTGACATTAGTCAGAGAGTTGAAAGGTTGACTGCTGGCCTATTAAGAGTGAGCTAAAATGGCATTCATCACACAGAAAATCGTCCCTGTTTTATTCTTAAAATTTTTAGAAATCTGACATAACATATTTTCAATTAATCCAATTTTGTTCAATAAAGAAGTGAATTTTTATTAAGTAGAACTTTGACTTATTAGTTTGAATTATCTGAATTCTACtgtataaacattatttaatgtGTGGAATCCATACATTGTAGCTTGGGTATTATTAGTTAAAATTCAAAGCAACAACTTAAATTATTTCCTACTCCTAGGTATGCATGCATAATAATTGCTATTAATGGTACAATAGACCAagaaagtagatctacattttgatgCATATTAAGTTcatatattaattgcaattaATGGTACAATTGACCAagaaagtagatctacatagatcttGAACAATCCTTCATGTTAAATTCAGCTTACCAAAAGGTAATGTTAGGAAAAAAGTGTATAGCAAGGCttgtaaaatacaaatgtttaacTGGAATGCCACTTTCACCTGatttagcaaaaaaataaatcaattagatTTAGCAAAAGAATTGAATAACAAAATCCTTTCTTTTTACTTCATAATctacaatataaaatttaaaaataaaaatataaaaatgtaacttATTATTTCCTACTATAAGACTAGGACAACTAAGCCATTATCAAGTTTGAAACCAAAGTGGTTAAATCtaccaaaaattattttttatttgcaatttctAGCAACAATGTTTTTGAAAGACAGTATCTTTATGTCTAcactaaaaaaacaataactccTTCCGCTTAAGCACTTATGAACACTTTATGTGGTGTGTAACTATCTTTCATTCCATTTTGTTATCTATGTATACTTCttcacagatctagatctattaatgtAATTCTTATCTAGGTGTAGATAATTGTCAGAGTGAATGTGAGGGATTATTCTTAGATCATTgtgattatcaaatgtgtttttacatctTTATGAaagagtgcgtgtgtgtgtgtgtggacaaAATGAATACAAATTGAAATTTCAAGACTGTAGTTAATGATAATAagtagaaaatttaaaaaaaaaaaaatagatctagatctacaacaatGCCTCTATTTGTAAAGCAAAAATTAAAAGTCATAAAAATTGTAATATAGTGAATATAAGGACCAATTaaaagtgtgagtgtgtgtgttttatgggGAGGGAGGTACTACTGTTTGTGaagatgtttttttctaaataaagtgtctctctagatcaagatccaagactgacaaaataaaaacaaatatgtaaaaGTGGACTAAGTTGCTAATTCATGTTTCTTATTTCTACCTGCTCAGCTGGAAAGGGCCTTTCATTTGAagagtgtatatgtgtgtgtgtgtggggggggggcattataATGCAGAGAGATGGAAGCCTACATCTGAAGGGCCTAAACAGAGCCGGCCGtaggccactgcaacttatgcagcagcagtgggctccgcacatTTATAGGCcatgcgctaattctaggtgtaaattattaaattaaactattataacTTATAAACGGGTTTCTGCGGTcacctgattttccaggagctcctggaaatctcctgaaattattaaaatctacagaaaactaatgaaaaacttctgaaaataaacaaaattgtcattttaagGCATATTCTAACAAATACTGCCAAAACCCCAGTGAAATTTTAGCTTATCTGTCCACTAATGAAAGATACACTGCTTTCCCAAACTACTTTGTGCACTCAGAATATTTTTAACTATTCCCATAACTGCGgcatctagtgaaagaagcttctcgtgtCTCAAACTATTCAAGAATTACTTGACGTCAACATTTCTATAAGAGATATTGAACAATttggcaattcttgctattgagaaTGATCTACGAAGGAAACATAATTTTGattatatactgtatgacttcactacatgcaaggctcgtaaagtaaagttaatttgatcttgATTATGTTCtaagtaaataatgaataaaatgtcttttctaatacaaaatctcaATTTTCCCTTAtttccttatccctacccagactgggtcCCGCGCAATCTGTTTACATAGGGCCTTTAAATTGTTAGGCTTAAGAAATGTTTGTGCATACTCTTTAATAGGCTGTTGGGGGCCTTTCATTTGTAGGATGAAAGAGACAAAATAAGGACACAGAACTTGAAGGCTAGAAAATTTTGCTGGGCTGAAGGAGCGATGTAATGCATGCCATTTTATTTAGGGGATTTAGCATGTTCCTGGCAAGATATTAACATAAATGCCAACTAAGTAAACTGTAGCGAAGCCCAGATATCAGCTAGTAAATTATAAATCTAGtatttatacataaataaataaataaataaagttaaataaataaacgggaacagacacaaaatagagcagctagatacataataaacaaatattcacatttgaccactagagtaacacctttagttaaatcactaaatttagaaagccttcaggacagaagactcaaaagtaaagtagcaattatacataaaacactgaaccataatcttcaaatacaaaaacaaaatttaataaaatactcagaaagacacaaaaataaaggcacattcctcattccatatatgctaggacaaattagtacaaatactccttcttccctagtgctattagagcatggaatgggttgcctgagctagccaggaaaaccagtgacttgacagaatttaagtcattggttaatatgcatgactgattgcatgacgcgtagggcgtaataatcttttttgaagtaacgtctgtattatataaaataatatccaGAGCCGGATACCTGCAACATGTTACTGAACTTTTTTCAAAACTTCTAAATAACATATatcaatattcatttttttgttaacttttaTTGACCTTGTTGTTTTAAAGTCCATTACTGATAACTGAATGATGAATTAAAGTTTAACAGCATTTATTAAAAGATTGGCATATTACAAACTAATTTGTGTAATTACAACATAAGAGGGTGTGTGTATGTAAACTATCTAAAGCTCTCgaaagtaaagtgcaatctgggTTGTATAGTGAGTAGATTGTATGAGTTCACTTCATGTATTTCAAACTATCAACTGGTCCTCAGGCTACTATTTTAAGGCCACAGACCGGCTGTTGGTTAGTTTTTATAGATTATAGTGAGAATCTGAAGTAACTGTAATGATGTAGAtgaatatttagtggttttaattgattcattagCAGCAAACATTATTTTACTAACATCAAGCACACCCTTTTTATAGCTTCAACTTTTGTCACATAGtaaatttttcttaaaataatgtaaaaatactcaattaaaTGACTTAATAAtagagttagagtctacacCTAATATTCTAATAATGAATACTTTCATAGTACCCCTATAAACATGCCCATTACGGCCCAGTATCAGTTTTAATTAGGGTTATCCCCCTTTGCCCTAATTGCAGCCCTAAATAGCCCAAATCGCGCCCTAATGGGCGCGCATACCGTTTGCACATTGGCGTCATTAGGTTCCCATAAGGGACCAATACGGGCTACCCTAATCGTGCCAATATCGGCCCAGAATGGGTAAACCCACTTCCGGATTCATTGGGGATTTCCAGAATCGCGCCCTAATCAAGCCCATACTAGccccaatggtttagtaactgagattttcattggggtttagttagggataacccttattgtgccaatatcggtccgatgctggcctgaatggtttagtaattgaaatatttattagggttcaattagggataacccttattgtgccattatcggtccgatgctggccctaatggtttagtaattgaaatattaattagggttcaattagggataacccttattgtgccattatcggtccaatgctggccccaatggtttagtaactgagattttcattggggtttaattagggataacccttattgtgccaatatcggtccgatgctggcctgaatggtttagtaattgaaatatttattagggttcaattagggataacccttattgtgccattatcggtccgatgctggccctaatggtttagtaactgaaatatttattagggctcAATTAGGTATTATCATGCAAATACTGTCTCCGATGgttcagtcattaaattttattatggcttaattaggaataatctttaatgtttttcaatactgtagtttaaaacaaattcattagtgattttttgtttataatgccCTTTTTGTTCAAATGCAGCTCAATGGTTTAGTATGAGATTTTTAACCTTTTACATAGGTCTACTTTCACActgatgatttagatctagcaatagaattatttgacataattgtttggaaattataataattgaatcagtgcatgatttctatatacatctagctataatgtcaacatatttataaagtaatggacaagttaaattacatttttgggtTTGAACACTatcaaacaatacaatttttggTAACGTACTATATAAGACTTGCATGCTCTGATCATTTATTCTTAAATCAAACTTacacaattaacttttttttattttttattcatctaATAATTAACCaacacaaaagacaaatataacagcacaaacaagatatcaagacagCATTTTCATTCAATTCTTAGCATTCTTTACAAGCTGACTTCAAGACTGGTGgcaataattcatattttgacTTCCATGCAGCAgctggaacaaacaaacaaacaaataaatattatagtcATGTAATAAAACTACCTTCAAgctgtattaataataaaaagaatctaaCAATTAAAAATCAGAAGACCTTACATTTATCtattacatttatctatgtGGACATACTATTTAACGGTTATATTTCCAGCCCTTGATGATAAAGGGTGCTCAAAAATTAGGTTGCTTCTAAAGCCTATTaagcaacacaaaaattaatggtatttcaaaatttggagTTCAATCTTCtccttaaattaaatgttatgaaTTGGTGTCAGCAAATGTGGCACTGGTATCTGACTATGCTAAAAGTGCAATGGCAGACTAGATCGAGCTAGGCTTCAAttcattcaatattatattttgtccaatttatttatattaactttatcACAGGCTCTTACTAATACAACTATATTCTGTTGTAATTAGAGTTCtatggtaattttaaaaataagttggctgaaaagttattctagaattaaaataaacaattatcacagtgaaacttaaaaaaaacattaaaaaaaaacccacaaccaGCATATTTCAAAATTAGGATAGAAtagcatttctttatttacatttaataaattccATCCCATTAACAATTTACTTTCAGATTGCTGATCAGTAAtctaaaagcaaaatttaattctTACCTTCTTGAGCAGGCTTGCTTATGAAAAGATGATGAACAGCATCTGTACTGCATGCACAGGTTATTATTAACCTAAAAAATTAATGTCAACTTCCCCTAAAGAAAATGTGgcgatctgttaaaaaaaaataaaaaaaataaata is part of the Biomphalaria glabrata chromosome 10, xgBioGlab47.1, whole genome shotgun sequence genome and harbors:
- the LOC129921607 gene encoding dentin sialophosphoprotein-like, with translation MSSEALNEQKLSTVATCLSSKVSADPNESEGNNDKSNGNLNCNHPSKYSSQEEKGSLNLGENSCGETIPDTPESDNLNVALGESKNTFSCEHSKEDLIQSLNDNDNSNIQDVDDIDNSNSAVKNIAEGLEIDTFQPFSQNCEDVDMEDVEKKELLSGESNEPLLSKTNQRCEQSVNKKDSLENQQHKIISQTTDDVTSSEDIQDTNLLSKLNQPDVPKEVEDVEMLDMSVENVGNNFESTTTQSSEDLNKDIIENSESSNKQDHTLQDQNINKTTETKIDNDNFIESQPDQPSIQSLEEKDFPDSTALTEGVTKDNTKTESEDSREDQSNLPNSQHPESRQPLDFTPNSDCSENNQIKAEVSQTSQQFSLPSEEKVSPDSSQGSKLFELEAEKSDSKDSREDQTDLQFSQSSQRDTPDSTEKETGEKAEGAINDSQTLEESICPDSTQDLENTDKKESEEMGACASKNQDNASDDGPRKKSASKRKENRNKKYRYGDKDTERYRAGYPGLKDNINWKDNYKFYMGKIESQPNGDYIDKIHKYWEKDYNRLEQHHGYIQWIFPIREEGMNSLAQPLQLHEAEAIQKNSVAKARVLKSYKMMLGFYGMKLVDEERGTIQRAKNHRECFENLTYHTHNYLRITRILKSLGELGYEHLKKPFLEFVLHEALVEKTLAPTLSSCENYWIGTIKNDADREELYTLIDESRQAKKGRGADSI